A genomic window from Synechococcus sp. WH 8016 includes:
- a CDS encoding AAA family ATPase, translating into MRLIRSEFTSVRRHQELVLDFSPGLTVIGGANESGKSSLVEALHRTLFVRAAASGTAAQDLRSQLHAGHPQIKLEFEASQQHWTLLKRFSGPSGTTQLAAKGQAALIGSAAEDQLAHLLGVDEILNSRQVNKTLPSRWAHLWVKQGESGRDLLSLGHEHYDLNSLIECLEQQAEQSLQSPLDQRVHTQLERLVSESLSSRGVRQQSELWKRQEALKAAKEHHASSLEQLQGFELSCEELDRVETKLRALEREQLPELRRQRQRLLQWQEALQQLKPLTLQQQQLEKSCASLRQLAADSTACERSLASLERELKDLETTCNAASNQIKAAQKRTAELEQKKQTLEEQGLLLRQRKDRDDLQRRLESLHLQDQERQRLTEQQQQLNAAFNKIDAGTAQDLQQLNKTQEELRAIAIRIESMASKVLVESADQTISIEGSDLKEGESCEQAGVFRIGVGEHVRLKISPGEGTGLASLENTQKTLQSALQAGLKRWNASSVEEAQQRNEQRNLLLQQQALLKAQLTQLAPPPGQNLPNLEELRLQLDALNQGLPANGLKPSSDDEKDLETCRIHYRELKDESNTHQQQMRQLEVQHNAEQKQWQQKRLQQERLKAEQEQRLKQHQTLEQEVGSQEQLAELIQTVINQQQALKAHIQDLQRPIPGQEICNPKAELETLDRLEHQLTEQRHELGSQRGALLERCDSLGQSDLHSAVAEALAKLDLAMQAEQQEALLVRARSHLLQRFQQARSDLSQRYSNPLKQNINQVLQPLLGNPKDGCSLGYDPQDGLQQLGLQREGTLFAFQQLSGGMKEQLNAALRIAIADTLKERHGGCLPLLFDDGFTNTDAQRLQGVLKMLQEAVSRGLQVIVLSCDPDPYKSVADNVIMID; encoded by the coding sequence ATGCGGCTGATTCGCAGTGAGTTCACCAGCGTTCGCCGCCATCAAGAACTGGTTCTGGATTTTTCCCCAGGGTTAACGGTCATTGGCGGAGCCAATGAAAGCGGCAAAAGTTCCCTGGTGGAGGCACTGCATCGAACCCTGTTTGTGCGTGCGGCCGCCAGTGGGACGGCAGCGCAGGATCTGCGTTCCCAGCTCCATGCCGGCCACCCCCAAATCAAGCTGGAATTTGAAGCCAGCCAACAACACTGGACCCTGCTCAAACGCTTCAGCGGACCCAGTGGCACCACCCAATTGGCAGCCAAAGGGCAGGCGGCTCTGATTGGATCAGCCGCTGAGGATCAGCTAGCTCACTTGCTCGGCGTTGACGAGATCCTCAACAGCAGGCAGGTGAACAAAACATTGCCCAGCCGCTGGGCCCATCTTTGGGTCAAGCAGGGTGAATCGGGTCGCGACTTGCTGAGCCTCGGCCATGAGCACTACGACCTCAACAGCTTGATCGAATGCTTGGAACAACAAGCCGAGCAATCACTGCAATCACCCTTGGATCAACGCGTTCACACCCAACTCGAACGCCTGGTCTCCGAAAGCTTGAGCAGCCGAGGCGTTCGTCAGCAAAGCGAACTGTGGAAGCGGCAAGAAGCTCTTAAAGCCGCCAAGGAGCATCACGCTTCAAGCCTGGAACAACTGCAGGGGTTTGAGCTGTCCTGTGAAGAGCTCGATCGGGTTGAAACCAAGCTGCGCGCCCTGGAGCGCGAGCAATTGCCTGAACTCCGACGACAGCGCCAGCGATTGCTTCAGTGGCAGGAAGCGCTTCAACAATTGAAGCCACTCACCCTGCAGCAGCAGCAACTCGAAAAAAGCTGCGCCAGCTTGCGCCAGCTTGCGGCTGACAGCACTGCCTGTGAGCGCAGCCTGGCCAGCTTGGAGCGTGAACTCAAAGATTTAGAGACGACCTGCAACGCGGCCAGCAACCAAATCAAAGCGGCACAGAAGCGGACCGCAGAACTCGAACAAAAAAAACAAACCCTGGAAGAACAGGGGCTCTTGCTGAGACAACGAAAGGACCGCGATGACCTGCAACGGCGCCTTGAGAGTCTCCATCTCCAGGATCAGGAACGCCAACGCCTAACCGAACAGCAACAGCAACTCAACGCGGCGTTCAACAAGATCGACGCCGGGACCGCCCAAGACCTGCAGCAACTGAACAAAACCCAAGAGGAGCTTCGGGCCATCGCGATTCGCATCGAGAGCATGGCCTCCAAAGTTTTGGTGGAATCGGCAGATCAGACCATTTCCATTGAGGGATCAGACCTGAAGGAAGGTGAATCATGTGAACAAGCAGGGGTCTTCCGCATTGGCGTTGGAGAGCACGTCCGTCTAAAGATCAGCCCAGGCGAAGGAACAGGACTCGCCTCACTCGAAAACACACAAAAGACCCTCCAAAGTGCCTTGCAAGCTGGCTTAAAGCGTTGGAACGCAAGCTCCGTTGAGGAGGCTCAACAACGCAACGAACAACGCAACCTCCTTCTCCAACAGCAAGCACTTTTAAAAGCCCAATTAACACAACTGGCTCCTCCTCCAGGACAGAACCTCCCCAACCTCGAGGAGTTACGTCTCCAGTTGGATGCCCTCAATCAAGGTCTTCCAGCCAACGGTCTGAAACCCAGTTCAGATGATGAAAAAGACCTAGAAACGTGCCGGATTCACTACCGAGAGTTGAAAGACGAAAGCAACACCCATCAACAACAGATGCGGCAACTGGAAGTTCAGCACAATGCCGAACAGAAACAATGGCAGCAAAAGCGTCTCCAGCAAGAACGACTCAAAGCAGAGCAGGAGCAACGTTTAAAGCAACATCAAACACTTGAACAAGAGGTGGGATCGCAGGAACAACTCGCAGAATTGATCCAAACAGTGATCAATCAACAACAGGCATTGAAAGCTCATATTCAGGACCTTCAACGACCCATCCCAGGGCAAGAGATCTGCAATCCAAAAGCGGAATTAGAAACGCTTGATCGCCTAGAGCATCAGCTCACAGAGCAGCGTCATGAGCTGGGGAGCCAGCGTGGTGCACTCCTGGAACGATGCGACTCTCTTGGACAGAGTGATCTCCACTCCGCAGTGGCAGAAGCCTTAGCAAAGCTCGACTTAGCCATGCAAGCTGAACAGCAAGAAGCCCTCTTGGTCCGCGCCCGTAGCCATCTACTTCAACGCTTTCAACAAGCGCGCAGTGATCTCTCTCAGCGCTATTCCAATCCGCTTAAACAGAACATCAATCAGGTCCTTCAACCCCTGCTGGGCAACCCAAAAGACGGCTGTTCGCTTGGTTATGACCCACAAGATGGCTTGCAACAACTAGGCCTACAACGGGAGGGAACGCTCTTTGCCTTTCAGCAATTAAGCGGCGGGATGAAAGAACAATTGAATGCAGCCCTACGCATCGCGATTGCTGACACCCTTAAAGAGCGGCATGGGGGCTGTCTTCCCCTGCTCTTCGACGACGGCTTCACCAACACGGATGCTCAGCGCTTGCAGGGCGTTTTGAAGATGTTGCAAGAAGCCGTTTCAAGGGGCCTCCAGGTGATTGTTTTGAGCTGTGATCCTGATCCCTACAAATCCGTGGCCGACAACGTCATCATGATTGATTAA
- a CDS encoding DNA repair exonuclease, whose translation MPRFLHTADWQIGKPYHWIEDPQKRARLQQERINAVSRIASTASEHNLDAVLVAGDLFDSSTVAPGIVMEVMEAIASISCPVLVIPGNHDHGGAGGIWQRRDVQRQMRERCPNLQLLLQKEPQVMAGMVLLPCPLLRQRDSRSPADWLESLNWSALPHDQPRVVLAHGSVQGFGADAQVNQLHLDRWPEEEVDYIALGDWHALTQLNPRAWYSGTPEPDRFPTSSHDQRSQALLVDVHRQRTPEVTPMATGAMSWHRIDAKLNSGADLQGLKKTIASSVGRKVGKDLVRIELSGQLSFQEHQQLQQHLQDLDQQLLHLRIRGMPKRRPEPGEFQRFLQRDDAPLIRGITTELAAELDDNSATAPGAEHNATDRAMLEQALLELQRIVLEEAEDQEASCG comes from the coding sequence GTGCCACGTTTTCTTCACACGGCTGACTGGCAAATCGGCAAGCCGTATCACTGGATTGAGGATCCTCAAAAACGAGCCCGACTTCAGCAAGAACGGATCAATGCCGTATCCCGTATCGCTTCAACAGCAAGCGAACACAACCTTGATGCCGTCCTGGTAGCCGGTGATCTATTCGACTCGAGCACGGTGGCGCCAGGCATTGTGATGGAGGTGATGGAAGCCATCGCTTCGATCAGCTGTCCTGTGCTGGTCATTCCTGGAAACCATGACCATGGAGGTGCTGGTGGCATCTGGCAGCGCCGAGATGTGCAACGTCAAATGCGGGAGCGTTGCCCGAACTTGCAGCTTCTCCTGCAAAAAGAGCCTCAGGTCATGGCAGGCATGGTGCTACTTCCTTGCCCGTTGCTGCGCCAAAGAGACAGTCGCAGCCCCGCAGATTGGCTGGAATCCCTGAATTGGAGTGCGTTGCCCCACGATCAGCCCAGGGTTGTACTCGCCCATGGCTCCGTTCAGGGCTTTGGTGCAGATGCACAGGTCAACCAATTGCATCTCGATCGATGGCCTGAAGAGGAGGTGGACTACATCGCTCTTGGGGATTGGCATGCCCTGACCCAACTGAACCCACGCGCTTGGTATTCCGGCACCCCTGAACCCGATCGTTTCCCCACAAGTTCTCACGACCAACGCTCGCAAGCCCTTCTGGTTGACGTGCACCGACAACGGACCCCAGAGGTCACTCCGATGGCAACAGGGGCCATGTCATGGCACAGGATCGACGCCAAGCTGAACAGTGGGGCTGATCTTCAGGGCCTCAAAAAAACAATCGCGTCCTCTGTGGGGCGCAAGGTTGGGAAAGATCTCGTGAGGATTGAGCTCAGCGGCCAACTTTCTTTTCAAGAGCACCAACAGTTGCAACAGCATTTGCAAGATTTAGATCAACAACTTCTCCACCTCAGAATTCGCGGGATGCCCAAGCGCAGGCCGGAACCAGGAGAATTTCAAAGATTTCTGCAACGCGACGATGCGCCCTTGATTAGGGGCATCACGACAGAGCTTGCAGCTGAATTGGATGACAACAGCGCTACCGCCCCCGGCGCTGAGCACAACGCAACAGATCGGGCCATGCTCGAACAAGCGCTGCTCGAATTGCAGAGGATTGTGCTGGAAGAAGCAGAGGATCAGGAGGCTTCATGCGGCTGA
- a CDS encoding phosphotransferase enzyme family protein, translated as MADATTRLYPSLDAIAGLFHPPEQITSIDTLGSGNVNDTFLVSLAADADCRAFVMQRLNTSVFEKPELVMRNLLALGTHVQQRLATDPPELAGRRWEIPKVLPTRHRKGHWVEHNGEFWRSISYIGAATTSDVIRDAGHAREVGYGLGMFHHLISDLPTGDLADTLEGFHITPSYLNHFDTVCRDQTQWIEKQLSLDPRLKRALDFVERRRDCVDVLEAACARGELQRRPIHGDPKINNVMLDERSGRAVGLIDLDTVKPGLVHYDIGDCLRSCCNPLGEETLEVEMVRFDLNLCRAILEGYLTMGRSFLSEQDFRYLPDCIRLIPFELGLRFLTDYLDGDRYFRTERPSHNLDRALVQFALTQSIEVQGDDLQLMIRELSGAC; from the coding sequence ATGGCCGATGCCACCACCAGGCTTTACCCATCGCTTGACGCGATTGCAGGACTGTTTCACCCGCCCGAGCAAATCACCTCGATTGACACGCTTGGCTCTGGAAACGTGAACGACACCTTTTTGGTGTCCCTGGCAGCGGATGCGGATTGTCGGGCCTTTGTCATGCAGCGTCTGAACACAAGCGTGTTCGAAAAGCCCGAGCTGGTCATGCGCAATTTGCTTGCCTTGGGCACGCATGTGCAACAACGTTTGGCGACCGATCCCCCTGAATTGGCTGGACGGCGTTGGGAGATTCCCAAGGTTCTCCCCACACGCCATCGCAAAGGCCATTGGGTTGAGCACAACGGTGAGTTTTGGCGCTCGATTTCCTACATCGGAGCGGCCACCACGAGTGATGTGATCCGCGATGCTGGCCATGCCCGAGAGGTGGGGTATGGATTGGGAATGTTCCATCACCTGATCAGTGATTTACCCACTGGCGACTTGGCAGACACCCTTGAGGGCTTCCATATCACTCCCAGCTATCTCAACCATTTCGATACTGTTTGCCGAGATCAAACCCAGTGGATTGAGAAGCAGTTATCTCTCGATCCGCGCCTGAAACGTGCGCTTGATTTCGTGGAACGTCGTCGCGACTGCGTGGATGTGTTGGAAGCGGCTTGTGCACGCGGTGAGCTGCAACGACGCCCGATTCATGGAGATCCCAAGATCAACAATGTGATGCTCGATGAGCGCAGTGGTCGCGCGGTGGGATTAATCGATCTTGATACGGTCAAGCCCGGATTGGTGCACTACGACATCGGCGATTGTTTGCGTTCTTGCTGTAACCCTCTTGGCGAGGAGACCTTGGAGGTTGAGATGGTGAGGTTCGATCTCAATCTCTGTCGGGCGATTCTTGAGGGCTATCTCACGATGGGCCGTTCTTTTCTTTCTGAACAGGATTTTCGCTATCTACCAGACTGCATTCGTTTGATTCCGTTTGAGCTTGGGTTGCGCTTTTTAACCGACTATCTGGATGGCGATCGTTACTTTCGTACAGAACGACCGTCTCACAATTTGGATCGTGCCTTGGTGCAATTCGCGCTGACCCAATCGATCGAAGTCCAGGGGGATGACCTTCAGCTCATGATTCGCGAACTTTCAGGAGCGTGCTGA
- a CDS encoding DOMON-like domain-containing protein gives MSRHPVMVRQVCPLLPQEPQESPNLLLSAEFVWREGGVLELSYNLRPSQRDGDLLALALPCSEPTSGLATGPLQGDRRDELWKHSCFEAFIGLPDSQHYWELNVSPLGHWNLYSFERYRQSGSGLVEALPPAVTVRQTRRDFRCDVVLDLRPWWPIEGMPELGLTMVLEEINGRLSYWALSHPMEAADFHDRRSFLTC, from the coding sequence ATGTCGCGCCATCCCGTGATGGTCCGGCAGGTTTGCCCGCTCCTTCCGCAAGAACCCCAAGAATCACCCAATCTTTTGCTCAGTGCTGAGTTTGTTTGGCGTGAAGGAGGCGTTCTTGAACTCAGCTACAACCTTCGTCCTTCCCAGCGTGATGGCGATTTGCTCGCGCTTGCGTTGCCTTGCTCAGAGCCAACATCAGGTCTAGCGACAGGTCCATTGCAGGGGGATCGCCGCGATGAGCTTTGGAAGCACAGTTGCTTTGAGGCGTTCATCGGCTTGCCCGACTCTCAGCATTATTGGGAATTAAACGTATCGCCGTTGGGTCACTGGAACCTGTACAGCTTTGAGCGCTATCGACAGAGTGGCTCTGGGTTGGTGGAGGCCTTGCCACCAGCCGTCACCGTCCGACAAACGCGACGGGACTTTCGTTGTGATGTGGTCTTGGATTTACGTCCTTGGTGGCCGATTGAGGGCATGCCTGAACTGGGCTTGACGATGGTCCTCGAGGAAATCAATGGCCGCCTCAGCTATTGGGCGCTCTCCCATCCAATGGAGGCTGCAGACTTTCATGACCGTCGCAGCTTTTTGACCTGTTGA
- a CDS encoding lytic transglycosylase domain-containing protein, whose protein sequence is MMTSVRRLLISLSLLAIPLAWGCGSPALQDPNNQEQGVLEQVEPTELALPALPTSPDLPRAPSGAHYPLFPANPDQLAQLLSEIELAIRNPDVSSEAIPPLAHQQQVLYRVLSHRPALANQVRSKLDERWRWVFDQHIAARRSFLAMHRGPASSTLPAWRIQTPAPPDQLLKAYRSASATTGIDWEILAAVNLVETGMGRIDGISVANAQGPMQFLPTTWTEPGIGRGGDIRDPWDAIHAAARYLVRRGGLQDIRKGLWGYNNSDHYGRAVVHYADLLKRDPLAYRGLYHWQIHYASSAGDLWLHEGYNQQQPTNVLEYLRQNPHSRPAG, encoded by the coding sequence ATGATGACTTCAGTCCGCCGCCTCCTGATCTCTCTGTCCCTCTTGGCGATTCCCCTGGCCTGGGGCTGTGGCTCCCCTGCCCTCCAGGACCCCAACAATCAAGAGCAGGGAGTCTTGGAACAGGTTGAACCAACGGAGCTCGCTCTTCCAGCTCTCCCTACCAGCCCAGATCTTCCCCGCGCTCCTTCTGGAGCGCACTACCCGCTGTTTCCGGCGAACCCTGATCAGCTCGCTCAATTGTTGTCAGAGATTGAGCTGGCCATACGCAATCCCGACGTTTCCTCAGAGGCCATTCCCCCTCTGGCTCATCAGCAACAGGTGCTCTATCGGGTGTTGTCGCATCGCCCTGCTCTCGCCAATCAGGTGAGATCCAAGCTCGATGAGCGCTGGCGCTGGGTCTTTGATCAGCACATCGCAGCTCGGCGCTCGTTTCTTGCCATGCATCGTGGCCCTGCTTCCTCCACGCTTCCGGCCTGGCGGATTCAAACTCCGGCTCCTCCAGATCAATTGCTCAAGGCTTACCGCAGTGCTTCAGCGACCACGGGGATCGATTGGGAGATTCTGGCTGCTGTGAATTTGGTCGAAACGGGGATGGGTCGCATTGATGGCATTTCCGTCGCCAATGCTCAAGGTCCCATGCAATTTCTACCGACAACCTGGACGGAACCTGGAATTGGCCGGGGTGGTGACATTCGCGATCCATGGGATGCCATCCATGCGGCGGCACGCTATTTGGTGCGCCGTGGTGGCCTTCAGGACATCCGAAAAGGGCTCTGGGGGTACAACAACAGTGATCATTACGGCAGGGCTGTGGTCCATTACGCCGACCTGTTGAAACGGGATCCTCTCGCCTATCGCGGTTTGTATCACTGGCAAATTCACTACGCCTCGTCGGCGGGTGATCTCTGGCTTCATGAGGGGTACAACCAGCAACAGCCCACAAACGTCTTGGAGTATTTGCGTCAAAACCCGCACAGTCGTCCTGCAGGTTGA
- a CDS encoding O-acetylhomoserine aminocarboxypropyltransferase/cysteine synthase family protein: MTSQRFETLQLHAGQVPDPTTNSRAVPIYQTSSYVFNNAEHGANLFGLKEFGNIYTRLMNPTTDVFEKRVAALEGGVAAVATASGQSAQFLAITNCMQAGDNFVSTSFLYGGTYNQFKVQFPRLGIQVKFADGDDVASFAAQIDDNTKAIYVEAMGNPRFNIPDFAGLSALAKERGIPLIVDNTLGAAGALIRPIEHGADVVVESATKWIGGHGTSLGGVIVDAGTFNWGNGKFPLMSQPSAAYHGLVHWDAFGFGSDICKMLGLPDERNIAFALRARVECLRDWGPAISPFNSFLLLQGLETLSLRVERHAQNAMALATWLQEHSSVAHVSYPGLPSDPYHASAKRYLTNRGMGCMLMFSLKGGCDDAVRFIDSLKLASHLANVGDSKTLVIHPASTTHQQLSADEQASAGVTPTMVRVSVGLEHIDDIKADFEQALAS; the protein is encoded by the coding sequence TTGACATCACAACGTTTCGAGACCCTTCAGTTGCATGCTGGTCAGGTCCCTGACCCCACGACAAACTCTCGGGCGGTCCCGATCTACCAGACCAGCTCCTACGTGTTCAACAACGCTGAACATGGCGCCAACTTGTTTGGGTTGAAGGAATTCGGGAACATCTACACCCGGTTGATGAACCCCACGACGGATGTCTTTGAAAAGCGCGTTGCTGCTTTGGAAGGTGGGGTGGCGGCTGTCGCCACCGCCTCGGGGCAGTCAGCTCAGTTTTTGGCGATCACCAACTGCATGCAGGCAGGAGACAACTTTGTTTCCACATCCTTTCTGTACGGCGGCACCTACAACCAATTCAAGGTGCAATTTCCGCGCCTAGGAATCCAGGTCAAGTTTGCTGATGGCGACGATGTCGCCAGCTTTGCGGCGCAGATTGATGACAACACCAAGGCGATCTATGTGGAAGCGATGGGCAACCCCCGCTTCAACATTCCCGACTTCGCTGGCCTCTCTGCACTCGCGAAGGAACGGGGCATCCCTCTGATTGTCGACAACACCCTCGGAGCGGCGGGAGCCTTGATTCGACCGATTGAGCATGGCGCCGATGTGGTGGTGGAGAGTGCGACGAAATGGATTGGTGGTCACGGCACCAGCCTTGGTGGAGTGATTGTGGATGCCGGCACCTTCAACTGGGGGAATGGCAAGTTCCCGTTGATGAGTCAGCCGAGTGCCGCGTATCACGGCCTTGTGCACTGGGATGCCTTTGGTTTCGGGAGTGACATCTGCAAAATGCTGGGGTTACCCGATGAACGCAACATCGCCTTTGCGCTCAGAGCAAGGGTGGAGTGTCTCCGCGATTGGGGACCGGCCATCAGTCCCTTCAACAGCTTTTTGTTGCTGCAAGGCCTTGAAACCCTGAGCTTGCGCGTGGAGAGACATGCGCAAAATGCGATGGCGCTGGCGACCTGGTTGCAGGAGCATTCCAGTGTTGCTCATGTGAGCTATCCCGGATTGCCCAGCGACCCTTATCACGCAAGTGCCAAGCGCTATCTCACCAACCGTGGGATGGGCTGCATGCTGATGTTCTCCCTGAAGGGTGGCTGCGACGATGCGGTGCGTTTCATCGACAGTCTCAAGTTGGCCAGCCATCTTGCCAATGTGGGCGACTCCAAGACGCTGGTGATTCACCCAGCCTCCACGACCCATCAGCAGCTCAGTGCTGATGAACAAGCTTCAGCTGGTGTGACTCCCACCATGGTGCGCGTGTCTGTCGGTTTGGAACATATCGATGACATCAAGGCTGATTTTGAGCAGGCGCTGGCGAGCTGA
- a CDS encoding homoserine O-succinyltransferase, producing the protein MALILPRNYHKITAVERNRISWIEPEQAERQDIRPLRIGILNIMPLGKQYEFNLLHPLGLSVLQIEPIWIRLQSHAYRSWDQAHLNQHYVSWEEAQSQRPLDGLIITGAPVEHLAFEDVTYWPELVELIKEARHSCASTLGLCWAGFALAYLAGVNKVTFDRKLFGVFPMRSLVPGHPLMGTQDDQFLCPQSRHAGLPDAAMESAQRQGRLRLLAHGEKVGYTIFETPDQRQLMHLGHPEYNVGRLQGEMERDRARGDVPPPENFDADHPRTLWRSHRNLLFQQWLWFCYHRVSLQS; encoded by the coding sequence ATGGCGCTCATACTTCCTAGGAACTATCACAAGATCACCGCTGTTGAACGGAACCGGATCTCTTGGATTGAACCTGAACAAGCCGAGCGTCAGGACATCCGGCCCCTGCGCATTGGCATTCTCAACATCATGCCCCTTGGGAAGCAGTACGAATTCAACCTCTTGCATCCTCTGGGTCTTTCGGTTCTTCAGATTGAACCGATCTGGATTCGTCTTCAATCGCATGCGTACCGAAGTTGGGACCAGGCCCATCTCAACCAGCACTACGTGAGTTGGGAGGAGGCTCAGTCCCAGCGTCCATTGGATGGATTAATCATTACCGGTGCTCCAGTGGAACACCTGGCATTTGAGGACGTCACCTATTGGCCAGAATTGGTTGAGCTGATTAAGGAAGCTCGCCACTCTTGTGCCAGCACTCTGGGCCTCTGTTGGGCTGGGTTTGCTCTGGCCTATCTCGCTGGAGTGAACAAGGTGACGTTCGATCGGAAATTGTTTGGGGTGTTTCCGATGCGCAGTCTTGTGCCTGGTCATCCGCTCATGGGAACGCAGGATGATCAATTTCTCTGTCCCCAAAGCCGTCATGCGGGTTTGCCGGATGCGGCGATGGAATCGGCGCAACGCCAGGGGCGACTGAGGCTTCTCGCCCATGGAGAGAAGGTGGGTTACACCATTTTTGAGACGCCAGATCAGCGTCAGCTCATGCATCTTGGCCATCCCGAATACAACGTTGGGAGGCTGCAAGGGGAAATGGAGCGCGATCGCGCCCGTGGTGATGTTCCACCGCCTGAAAACTTTGATGCGGATCACCCCAGAACGCTCTGGCGTTCCCATCGCAATTTGCTCTTCCAGCAGTGGTTGTGGTTCTGCTACCACCGTGTGAGTCTGCAGTCTTGA
- a CDS encoding alpha-ketoglutarate-dependent dioxygenase AlkB, with translation MSWNHRVGWLEPQASAYWFGLCQEQIVWEQPQVRVYGKVHPVPRLAAFLADASVSYRYSGVTHRGQGWPDWFTPLLERVNESCSAPFNGCLFNLYRDGDDRMGWHADDEPEIDANYPIASLSFGATRAFQFRHRQSQCREELALADGDLLVMEPECQRLWMHGLPVRRRVRTARLNLTFRVFLPSSSAAKPKSEL, from the coding sequence ATGAGCTGGAACCATCGCGTTGGCTGGCTTGAACCGCAGGCTTCGGCTTACTGGTTTGGACTGTGTCAGGAACAGATCGTCTGGGAGCAGCCCCAAGTTCGGGTTTACGGCAAGGTCCACCCTGTGCCGCGATTGGCGGCTTTCCTTGCGGACGCTTCAGTGTCGTATCGCTATAGCGGTGTGACGCATCGAGGCCAGGGATGGCCCGACTGGTTTACGCCGTTGCTTGAGAGGGTGAATGAGAGTTGCTCGGCTCCATTCAATGGATGCCTGTTCAATCTCTATCGGGATGGAGACGACCGCATGGGTTGGCATGCTGATGATGAACCGGAGATTGATGCCAACTATCCAATCGCCTCCCTTTCGTTTGGTGCCACCAGGGCTTTTCAGTTTCGGCATCGCCAGAGCCAGTGCCGAGAGGAACTAGCGCTTGCAGATGGGGATCTGCTGGTGATGGAGCCGGAGTGTCAACGCTTGTGGATGCATGGCCTTCCGGTCCGCAGGAGGGTCCGCACGGCACGGTTGAACCTCACGTTCCGAGTCTTTCTGCCATCGTCTTCAGCAGCCAAGCCCAAATCGGAATTGTGA
- a CDS encoding AEC family transporter: MGLLLKGGLNSSLVSTAAIAAAAIMVMLLMLNSWREGGNQRLSPTLQLGSCVGNTAYFGIPVALALLPPEALSISIGYDLGATLLCWGLGPIWLAGARPEAHPYRWRELVNHLSSSPASRGLLGALLVMATPWQATITTALWMPSRVVIVLALIVVGMRLAGLAEERSAATHPEQRDPEQRHPEQTQRPPANLLNAALVCKLLLFPAFLFGLSLILPISSIARQALVLQAAAPTAISVLLIAETEQADSTAAAQLIWRSTLIAMITIPIWAWLLKTMAERLGT, encoded by the coding sequence ATGGGCTTGCTCTTGAAGGGTGGATTGAATAGCTCCCTGGTGAGCACGGCCGCCATCGCCGCGGCCGCCATCATGGTCATGCTGCTGATGCTGAACAGTTGGCGTGAAGGCGGCAATCAGCGACTATCACCCACGCTTCAACTAGGAAGTTGCGTCGGCAACACGGCTTATTTCGGGATTCCGGTCGCCCTGGCCTTACTCCCCCCGGAGGCCCTATCGATCAGCATCGGCTACGACTTGGGCGCAACCCTGCTTTGTTGGGGACTCGGACCCATCTGGCTCGCAGGAGCTAGGCCGGAGGCTCATCCTTACCGTTGGCGTGAGCTAGTCAACCACCTCAGTTCGAGTCCAGCATCACGAGGCCTCCTGGGAGCCTTGCTTGTGATGGCAACCCCATGGCAAGCAACGATTACGACCGCACTCTGGATGCCTTCAAGGGTGGTCATCGTGCTGGCCTTGATCGTTGTGGGCATGCGACTCGCAGGCCTTGCAGAGGAAAGGTCAGCAGCGACGCATCCTGAGCAGAGAGACCCTGAGCAGAGACACCCTGAGCAAACTCAGCGCCCTCCCGCCAACCTGTTGAATGCTGCGCTGGTCTGCAAGCTTTTGCTCTTTCCTGCCTTTCTGTTTGGACTCAGCTTGATCCTTCCCATCAGCTCTATCGCGCGTCAGGCCCTTGTCTTGCAGGCTGCAGCCCCCACGGCCATTTCCGTGCTTCTGATCGCAGAAACCGAACAGGCAGACAGCACGGCAGCAGCACAGCTCATTTGGCGCAGCACCCTGATCGCAATGATCACAATTCCGATTTGGGCTTGGCTGCTGAAGACGATGGCAGAAAGACTCGGAACGTGA